One genomic segment of Flagellimonas marinaquae includes these proteins:
- a CDS encoding zinc-dependent metalloprotease: MIKNLLPRLLLAVIVLGTIQTTEAQLFKKKKKNTEQKKQDKPKPGDIKPYDKVITKDAKTDAGLFSVHTVDDKHYYEIPDSLFNREMLMVSRISKTATGIGFGGGKINTQVLRWEKKDKKVLVRVASYENVAADSLPVHEAVVNSNFEPVLFSFDIQAINKKDSLNPSTVIEIDPLFTKDVKALGFPDGYRKRFKVTRMDNDRSYIESIKSYPLNIEARHVKTYLSNNPPSNSSLGSISLEINNSMILLPKEPMKRRYFDERVGWFARGQVDYGLDAQESKTLTYLDRWRLEVKDEDIEKFKAGELVEPKKPIVYYIDRATPKEWIPYIKQGIEDWQVAFEEAGFKNAILAKDPPSPEEDPEWSPEDVRYSVVRYLASPIPNANGPHVSDPRSGEILESDINWYHNVMSLLRGWFFVQTAAINPEAQKTEFNKEIMGRLIRFVSSHEVGHTLGLPHNMGSSAAYPVDSLRSASFTKKHSTAPSIMDYARFNYVAQPGDEGVALMPNIGVYDKYSIKWGYKPILDKTAEEEKPILNSWILEHAGDPMYRFGHQQVGDVHDPSSQTEDLGDDAIKASLYGIANLKRIVPNLIDWTTEAGENYDDLETMYGHVVSQYGRYMGHVANNIGGVYEHYKTAEQDGAVYTHVSKEHQKNAMKFMQEQLFETPEWLLDQNIFNKIQYSGSVERIRSVQERYMNTMLQLGKLARIIENETINGNEAYTLLEMMRDLRRGIWSETRNGKSIDTYRRNLQKAHIDRLEYLMTADSQRKMPDFGGYRKSTPINTSQSDIRSVARAELNNLKRDIRNGLARISDSMSRYHLQDALERIDLILEPTK; this comes from the coding sequence ATGATAAAAAATTTATTACCTCGACTACTACTAGCAGTCATTGTATTGGGTACCATCCAAACTACGGAGGCCCAACTTTTTAAAAAGAAGAAGAAAAACACCGAACAAAAAAAACAAGACAAACCTAAACCTGGTGACATTAAACCTTACGACAAGGTAATCACCAAAGATGCGAAAACCGATGCAGGGCTATTTAGCGTGCACACGGTAGATGACAAACATTATTACGAAATTCCCGATTCCCTGTTTAACCGGGAAATGCTTATGGTAAGCAGAATTTCCAAAACCGCTACCGGAATTGGATTTGGCGGTGGAAAAATCAACACCCAAGTGCTACGTTGGGAAAAGAAGGACAAAAAAGTATTGGTCAGAGTGGCTTCTTATGAAAATGTTGCTGCAGATTCCTTACCCGTCCACGAAGCAGTAGTAAACTCGAACTTTGAACCTGTCCTATTCTCTTTTGACATTCAGGCCATCAACAAAAAAGATTCCCTGAACCCATCAACGGTAATCGAAATCGACCCTTTGTTCACCAAAGATGTAAAAGCTCTTGGATTCCCTGATGGATATAGAAAAAGATTCAAGGTAACCCGAATGGACAACGATAGAAGTTATATCGAATCCATAAAAAGCTACCCGTTGAACATCGAGGCTCGCCATGTAAAAACGTACCTTTCCAACAACCCTCCAAGCAATTCCAGCCTTGGTTCAATTTCGTTGGAAATAAACAATTCCATGATCTTGCTGCCTAAAGAACCGATGAAACGCCGTTATTTTGACGAACGCGTTGGATGGTTCGCCAGAGGACAGGTGGATTACGGACTGGATGCCCAAGAAAGTAAAACCCTTACTTACCTAGATCGTTGGAGGCTCGAGGTAAAAGACGAGGATATTGAAAAATTCAAAGCAGGAGAATTAGTAGAGCCTAAAAAACCCATTGTATATTATATAGATAGAGCTACTCCCAAAGAATGGATACCTTACATTAAACAAGGTATCGAGGATTGGCAAGTTGCCTTCGAGGAAGCGGGCTTTAAAAACGCCATTCTTGCCAAAGACCCTCCATCTCCGGAGGAAGACCCAGAGTGGTCCCCAGAAGATGTACGCTATTCTGTGGTACGCTATTTGGCCTCTCCTATTCCCAACGCAAATGGTCCTCACGTAAGTGATCCACGAAGCGGCGAAATTTTGGAATCGGACATAAATTGGTACCATAACGTAATGAGTTTGTTACGAGGCTGGTTCTTTGTACAGACCGCAGCCATTAACCCCGAAGCCCAAAAAACAGAGTTCAATAAAGAAATAATGGGAAGGTTGATACGTTTTGTATCTTCCCACGAAGTGGGCCATACTTTAGGACTACCACATAATATGGGTAGTAGTGCCGCCTACCCCGTGGATTCTTTGCGTTCGGCAAGCTTTACCAAAAAACATAGCACCGCACCATCCATTATGGACTATGCCCGTTTTAATTATGTAGCACAGCCCGGAGATGAAGGAGTCGCCCTAATGCCCAATATCGGAGTTTATGATAAATATTCCATTAAATGGGGCTACAAGCCTATTTTGGACAAAACTGCCGAAGAAGAAAAACCAATTCTTAACAGTTGGATCTTAGAGCATGCAGGAGATCCAATGTACCGTTTTGGACACCAACAAGTGGGCGATGTCCACGACCCGAGTTCACAAACCGAGGATTTAGGTGATGATGCCATAAAAGCCAGCTTGTACGGCATTGCCAACTTAAAACGAATTGTACCCAACTTAATAGATTGGACCACCGAGGCGGGTGAAAACTATGATGATCTGGAAACTATGTACGGACACGTAGTTTCTCAATACGGCAGATATATGGGACATGTTGCCAATAATATTGGAGGAGTATACGAACATTACAAAACAGCTGAACAAGATGGTGCCGTTTATACCCATGTTAGCAAAGAGCACCAGAAAAACGCCATGAAGTTTATGCAAGAACAATTGTTTGAAACTCCCGAATGGTTGTTAGATCAGAATATTTTTAACAAAATCCAATACTCAGGTTCAGTGGAGCGTATCCGTTCCGTACAAGAACGCTATATGAACACCATGTTGCAATTGGGCAAATTGGCAAGAATCATAGAAAACGAAACCATAAACGGCAACGAAGCCTACACCTTGTTGGAAATGATGCGAGACCTTCGCAGGGGAATTTGGTCAGAGACCCGTAATGGTAAATCCATCGATACCTACAGAAGAAATCTTCAAAAAGCCCATATCGACAGATTGGAGTATTTAATGACCGCCGATAGTCAACGAAAAATGCCGGACTTTGGAGGTTATAGAAAATCTACACCGATCAACACTAGTCAATCCGATATCCGTTCCGTGGCACGAGCCGAACTGAACAACTTAAAAAGAGATATTAGAAATGGCTTGGCAAGAATTTCGGATAGCATGAGCCGCTATCATTTACAAGATGCCTTGGAGCGCATAGACCTAATCTTGGAACCTACCAAATAA
- a CDS encoding transcriptional regulator — MIAVLTGDIKNSSEHNASTWLPLLKQALDTFGKEPAEWEIYRGDSFQLQTVPELALEAAIYIKACIKQIRRMDVRIAIGLGDKNHEATKITESNGSAFINSGQCFEQLKKQRLGIQTPNSSVNEQINLLLELALLTMDSWTPAISKTVKYAMENPKLNQKELADLLNKSQGNISEELKKAGFEEVKKMIQFYRTQLEQL, encoded by the coding sequence ATGATAGCCGTACTTACCGGAGACATAAAAAACTCTTCCGAACATAACGCCAGCACATGGCTTCCACTGCTAAAACAAGCTTTGGACACATTTGGCAAAGAACCGGCCGAGTGGGAAATATACCGAGGGGACAGTTTTCAACTACAGACCGTTCCCGAGTTGGCCCTGGAAGCGGCGATTTACATTAAGGCATGTATAAAACAAATACGCCGCATGGATGTTCGGATAGCCATAGGCCTGGGAGATAAAAACCATGAAGCAACCAAAATTACAGAATCCAACGGTTCGGCCTTTATAAACTCCGGCCAATGTTTTGAGCAGCTCAAAAAACAACGATTGGGCATACAAACTCCGAACTCTAGTGTAAACGAGCAGATCAACCTCTTGCTGGAACTTGCCCTGCTAACCATGGATAGTTGGACACCCGCCATATCCAAAACGGTAAAATACGCCATGGAGAACCCAAAGTTGAACCAAAAAGAACTTGCCGATCTACTTAACAAATCACAAGGAAACATAAGCGAAGAATTAAAAAAAGCAGGATTTGAAGAAGTCAAAAAAATGATTCAATTTTACAGGACACAACTCGAACAATTATGA
- a CDS encoding DUF3307 domain-containing protein produces MMLFALKLLLAHFMGDFVLQPGHWVEDKLEKKGRSKYLYFHIGIHALVLLLLFQFKNIGTILIIVASHYLIDLGKLSLTNSKNYRWLFVVDQFLHLLVLGIILYWAHPFPIDFTHLFDERTLLLITFLAFVTFVSGIIMRMLLAPYINEVAKTDDPNEGGSLKNAGTYIGMLERLFVFGFILMQQWAAIGLLIAAKSVFRFGDLNKGKNRKLTEYVLIGTLLSFGLAILSGLLYAHLVDSI; encoded by the coding sequence ATGATGCTTTTTGCCCTTAAACTACTTCTTGCCCATTTTATGGGCGACTTTGTACTACAGCCAGGACATTGGGTGGAAGACAAACTAGAAAAAAAAGGGCGGTCCAAATACCTTTACTTTCATATTGGCATACATGCATTGGTACTTTTGCTCCTTTTCCAATTTAAAAATATAGGGACCATATTGATCATTGTTGCATCACATTATCTCATAGATCTGGGAAAATTATCCCTTACCAATTCCAAAAACTACAGATGGCTCTTTGTTGTAGATCAATTTTTACATCTACTGGTTTTGGGCATTATCTTATATTGGGCACATCCGTTCCCAATCGATTTCACACATCTTTTTGATGAAAGGACATTGCTATTGATTACTTTTTTGGCATTTGTGACCTTCGTGTCCGGAATTATTATGAGAATGCTCCTGGCACCTTATATAAATGAAGTTGCAAAAACCGATGATCCAAATGAGGGCGGTTCGTTAAAAAATGCCGGTACCTATATTGGCATGCTAGAACGTCTTTTTGTTTTTGGTTTTATACTGATGCAGCAATGGGCCGCCATCGGCTTGCTGATAGCTGCAAAGTCCGTATTTAGGTTTGGGGACCTTAATAAGGGCAAAAATAGAAAGCTAACCGAATACGTACTTATTGGTACGCTTTTGAGCTTTGGCCTGGCCATTTTATCCGGTTTACTGTACGCCCATCTTGTTGATAGCATCTAG
- a CDS encoding TonB-dependent receptor plug domain-containing protein: protein MSLNKNSLFFLTIIIFCTNISISQETPTMEQDSMSMQKLDEVVLTGESKVMSLSKKLFAVGVIDQKDIAKVAGNNLADILNYNLNITVTPDPSTGRSTISMFGLDGQYVKVLIDGIPMASDNGMGNNIDITQINLEDVERIEIVEGSMGVLYGDNAVAGVINIVTKRGPDGVYKWQIQLSAQEESVGSEYALFDKGRHIQNAKVSYQISDRTSVSIGGSRNDYAGFFNDFQGQNYVNIQDNAVVNDSLRGMEWNPKEQLTAYGNFNTRIGKHNLFYKIQYYDESVPVYNSFVNGRVDSNTGMVNPTALDENFDTQRTINNLNLTGPLKGPTIYNLSLSHQKQKRYYKQFVYNILQQGIESIIADDLSQSSEIWYSKGFVSNLVPKSSFFNLQLGYEFNHQTGFDAIATGEYSSDVVENTLENYDFFGVADFNLTDKFSLFPGARFTNNSQFGNKLIWSLSSTYDISNTFKIKAVFGSAFRAPNFEELFFYFVDSNHNVQGNPDLDPEDGISLFLNIEEKFRLSETGMLKTALKSYYFDIDGKIASVIDVDEQDRNLFTFDNVDRSRILGFSLENSLIMNRWQASLGMTYMGESTQIDASEDNNNDYLWSFNLQSSLGYTIPSINTTLSAQLKYTGRTQIVQSSTNGNVVGQTDDFTWMDASARTNITKNLSLTLGARNLFDIVRVNATDSPSGTHGSGGTPSRLFGNGRSYYLKLLYNLNFN, encoded by the coding sequence ATGAGTCTAAATAAGAATAGTCTATTCTTTTTAACGATTATAATTTTTTGCACCAACATCAGCATCAGTCAAGAAACCCCAACCATGGAACAAGATTCCATGTCCATGCAAAAATTGGACGAAGTTGTCCTAACTGGAGAAAGCAAGGTAATGTCCCTCAGTAAAAAATTGTTTGCCGTAGGTGTTATCGACCAAAAGGATATTGCAAAAGTAGCCGGAAACAATTTGGCCGACATTCTTAACTACAACCTCAACATAACCGTTACCCCAGACCCATCTACAGGGCGCTCCACTATAAGCATGTTCGGCCTGGACGGTCAATATGTAAAAGTACTGATAGATGGTATCCCCATGGCCAGTGATAACGGAATGGGGAACAATATAGACATTACCCAAATAAATCTGGAAGATGTGGAGCGCATCGAAATTGTGGAAGGCTCCATGGGTGTTCTATACGGCGATAATGCCGTGGCAGGGGTTATCAATATTGTAACCAAAAGAGGTCCGGATGGTGTTTATAAATGGCAGATTCAACTGTCCGCACAAGAAGAGAGCGTAGGCAGCGAATATGCTTTGTTCGATAAAGGCAGACATATACAAAATGCCAAAGTAAGCTACCAGATCAGCGATAGAACGAGTGTTTCCATTGGCGGTTCGCGAAACGACTATGCCGGTTTTTTTAACGACTTCCAAGGCCAAAACTACGTAAACATCCAAGACAACGCGGTGGTCAACGATAGCCTACGCGGTATGGAATGGAACCCAAAAGAACAGCTTACCGCCTATGGCAACTTTAATACCCGTATCGGAAAGCACAACCTTTTCTATAAGATCCAGTATTATGACGAATCGGTCCCCGTGTACAATTCTTTTGTAAACGGGAGAGTGGACAGTAACACAGGAATGGTGAACCCTACCGCATTGGACGAAAATTTTGATACCCAAAGAACCATCAATAACCTTAACCTCACAGGACCGTTAAAAGGACCAACGATCTATAATCTATCCCTGTCCCATCAAAAACAGAAAAGATACTACAAGCAATTCGTGTACAATATATTACAACAGGGCATCGAATCCATTATCGCCGACGATCTGAGTCAATCAAGTGAAATTTGGTATTCCAAGGGCTTTGTGAGCAATTTAGTTCCAAAATCAAGCTTTTTTAACCTACAATTGGGGTACGAGTTTAACCATCAAACCGGATTCGACGCCATTGCCACCGGTGAATACTCAAGCGATGTGGTCGAGAATACCTTGGAGAACTATGATTTTTTTGGAGTGGCCGATTTTAACCTAACCGATAAGTTCTCCTTGTTCCCCGGAGCAAGATTTACGAACAACTCTCAATTCGGCAACAAACTGATCTGGTCCCTGAGTTCCACCTACGACATAAGCAATACATTTAAAATAAAAGCTGTTTTCGGTTCCGCTTTCCGGGCCCCGAACTTTGAAGAACTGTTTTTCTACTTTGTAGATTCCAACCACAACGTACAGGGAAACCCCGACTTAGATCCCGAAGATGGCATATCCCTTTTCTTGAACATAGAGGAAAAGTTCCGGTTGTCCGAAACCGGGATGCTAAAAACCGCCTTAAAATCTTACTATTTTGATATTGATGGAAAAATAGCCTCCGTTATAGATGTGGACGAACAGGATCGAAACCTGTTCACTTTTGATAATGTAGATCGTTCAAGAATCCTGGGGTTCTCTTTAGAAAACTCACTGATCATGAACCGTTGGCAAGCTTCACTGGGCATGACCTACATGGGAGAGTCCACACAAATAGATGCATCCGAGGACAATAACAACGATTATTTATGGAGCTTTAACCTACAATCCTCACTAGGCTACACCATACCCTCCATAAACACCACCCTGTCCGCACAGCTAAAATATACCGGAAGAACCCAAATAGTACAGAGTAGCACTAACGGAAATGTTGTGGGACAAACAGACGACTTTACATGGATGGATGCGTCGGCTAGGACCAATATCACTAAAAATCTAAGCCTCACTTTGGGTGCAAGAAACCTCTTCGACATTGTTCGGGTAAACGCAACCGACAGCCCGAGCGGCACACATGGCAGCGGAGGAACTCCCAGTCGTTTGTTCGGCAATGGAAGATCATATTACCTAAAACTATTATACAATCTAAATTTCAATTAA
- a CDS encoding HmuY family protein: MKKIIILKAIALVLLISSCSDDEGQDLIDFTVNFSSETVSTNEEDTAVDVQLNFSRPASEAGTITLSYTGTNAEYGTDFTTSPNGETGTLSVPVASGAQNVSFSFNKLTNAIEGSTKSVTFTIDGFDQTDWSQGTTTSTLISYTPIASTSGVVDSDNGGSNIPNQVYFDFSSATQTAVKRDTWEIAFYNGTENRVFLNSSLLVSAAELTGVTDLLSVTEASNLPESMELNALDAMFQPTTVTVNTVAELVQGLPVGYQQYGDLEAGISFTDRPEGNLDDTAIAEVSTTAEENFVYIISLGSEIPTEPAETGSIKHTGDQRGFMKIRILTDGNSYTLQYADLAETESYNEVTVNKDAAYNLTAFSLTNGDTVSVEPTKEQWDINLSGVFAYYGNQGPLVAGLTFSDYVLHNTMGGVGLYQVTIEADVPTYANFTRTDVEESAFVYDNRAVVGSGWRDAFGGVINEDVYYIVKDADGNYYKFDFTAYTSAEGERGNYQFVYERL, encoded by the coding sequence ATGAAAAAAATTATCATTCTAAAAGCAATCGCCCTAGTTTTGCTCATTAGTTCTTGCAGCGATGATGAAGGCCAGGACCTTATTGACTTTACCGTTAATTTTAGCAGCGAGACCGTAAGCACCAACGAAGAGGACACCGCTGTGGATGTGCAGCTCAATTTTTCCAGGCCAGCATCCGAGGCCGGCACGATTACCTTAAGCTATACTGGCACCAATGCCGAGTATGGAACAGATTTTACCACGTCTCCCAATGGGGAAACAGGAACACTGTCCGTCCCCGTAGCAAGTGGAGCACAAAACGTCTCCTTTTCGTTTAATAAACTCACCAATGCCATAGAAGGTTCCACAAAGTCCGTAACATTTACCATCGATGGATTTGATCAAACGGATTGGTCCCAAGGCACAACGACCTCCACTTTGATAAGCTACACCCCCATTGCTTCTACCAGCGGCGTAGTGGATTCGGATAATGGAGGTTCCAATATACCTAACCAAGTATATTTCGACTTTAGCTCTGCCACACAAACTGCAGTTAAACGGGATACCTGGGAAATAGCATTTTACAACGGAACGGAAAACCGGGTGTTTCTAAATTCCTCCCTTTTGGTATCGGCCGCCGAGTTGACCGGGGTTACCGACCTGCTTTCTGTTACGGAAGCAAGCAATCTGCCCGAATCCATGGAGCTCAATGCCCTGGATGCCATGTTCCAACCAACCACCGTCACCGTAAATACCGTTGCCGAACTGGTACAAGGACTACCGGTCGGCTACCAACAATATGGTGATCTGGAAGCTGGGATTTCCTTTACGGACAGACCAGAAGGCAATCTGGATGACACCGCTATTGCCGAAGTATCCACCACAGCAGAAGAGAATTTTGTGTACATTATAAGTCTAGGAAGTGAAATCCCTACGGAACCGGCCGAAACGGGAAGCATTAAACATACAGGGGACCAAAGAGGTTTCATGAAGATCAGAATCCTAACCGATGGCAACAGCTATACCCTCCAATACGCCGATTTGGCCGAAACCGAGTCCTACAACGAAGTAACGGTGAACAAAGATGCAGCTTACAACCTTACTGCCTTTAGTTTGACCAATGGGGATACTGTTAGCGTGGAACCAACAAAAGAACAGTGGGACATTAACCTAAGTGGTGTTTTCGCCTATTATGGAAACCAAGGCCCGCTTGTTGCCGGATTAACGTTTTCCGATTATGTACTGCACAATACCATGGGAGGTGTTGGCCTTTATCAGGTTACCATTGAAGCCGATGTGCCCACCTATGCGAACTTTACCAGGACCGATGTGGAAGAATCTGCATTTGTGTACGATAACAGAGCAGTTGTGGGCAGCGGATGGAGAGATGCCTTTGGCGGTGTGATCAACGAAGATGTGTACTATATTGTTAAGGACGCCGACGGTAATTATTACAAATTCGATTTTACCGCCTACACCAGCGCAGAAGGTGAAAGAGGAAACTACCAGTTCGTTTACGAACGCTTATAA
- a CDS encoding arsenate reductase family protein, with the protein MKTDMGVIATNHREITLYYNAETQKGMQTLAYLQSSSKKVQDIDLSKTKVTGTQWTEIAKRLGKSIKTLINTQHPNFKKEYGSSQDLKSDEDWLKILVNNPAVVTQPILLHHNKAVQIDTPSEALVFLKDDESSKL; encoded by the coding sequence ATGAAAACAGACATGGGAGTAATAGCAACAAACCATCGAGAAATAACCCTGTACTACAACGCAGAAACTCAAAAAGGTATGCAGACCTTGGCCTACCTACAATCCTCATCGAAAAAAGTACAGGACATAGATTTGTCCAAAACCAAGGTGACCGGCACACAATGGACAGAAATTGCAAAACGGTTGGGCAAGTCCATCAAAACCCTCATAAACACCCAACATCCCAATTTTAAAAAGGAATACGGCAGTTCGCAAGACCTAAAATCAGATGAAGATTGGCTAAAAATACTGGTCAACAACCCTGCGGTCGTCACGCAGCCCATACTATTGCACCACAACAAAGCGGTTCAAATAGACACTCCCTCGGAGGCATTGGTATTTTTAAAGGATGATGAATCCTCTAAATTGTAG
- a CDS encoding DUF748 domain-containing protein — MSAHKNKRALKLVVLTLAILMLIAIAAQLFFTSKVKSILEEELPPSIHVTYETLSTNVLFGKISLGQVNAKHREQNLDFKAESFTISGLRLFPLLLHADITITDLTVKSPTFSYHPTQKDSSSSTTKEKPRNTYTIKNFSLENGNFVMGNTKLDSTATVKGIHLSMSDIQFDSESAKEMIPFTYDKFQLSTEDGYFQINPLEYAAFEQLHLSTEKGGLKKFVWRTRYSPSELSKKLSKEHDHYDLKIDHIGLKNWGFGSKSGKPCFHLSELLLQSPKFQVYRDKLLPDDTTHKKLYNATLRDMQLDLQVDTVQISNGLITYQERIEADVEPENVSFSDIEATVGNLHSHGHGEVMVAIKARLMDNAPFALDWSFDPQNKANVFLVKGSLSNFQTESINPFLKSNLQAEVKGNVQQMYFTINGNELESHGDIKMKYDNFEFTILKKNRLGVNKLLTAVVNLFAKNGHKTDKDGFRHGDFTVKREQDKSFFNYVWLNLKAGLLDTVTGNGKKEKN; from the coding sequence ATGTCCGCACATAAAAACAAGCGAGCTTTAAAACTGGTAGTCCTTACTTTGGCTATTTTGATGCTGATCGCGATAGCTGCACAACTGTTCTTCACAAGCAAGGTAAAATCCATATTGGAAGAAGAACTACCACCATCTATCCATGTAACTTATGAAACATTGAGCACCAATGTACTATTCGGAAAAATAAGCTTGGGTCAGGTAAATGCAAAGCATAGGGAACAAAACCTGGATTTTAAGGCAGAATCCTTCACCATTTCTGGATTAAGACTTTTTCCCCTGCTCTTACATGCGGACATTACCATTACCGATCTCACAGTAAAATCCCCTACATTTTCCTATCATCCAACCCAAAAGGATTCTTCTTCATCAACCACCAAAGAAAAACCCCGAAATACATATACCATCAAAAATTTCAGTTTAGAAAACGGGAACTTTGTGATGGGTAACACAAAATTGGACAGTACAGCAACGGTTAAAGGCATACATCTGTCCATGTCGGACATCCAATTTGATTCGGAAAGTGCAAAAGAGATGATTCCCTTCACCTACGATAAATTTCAATTGAGCACCGAAGACGGCTACTTCCAAATCAACCCATTGGAATATGCGGCCTTTGAACAATTACATCTATCCACCGAAAAAGGAGGGCTGAAAAAATTTGTATGGCGCACCAGGTACAGCCCTTCCGAACTATCCAAAAAACTGTCCAAGGAACACGACCATTACGACCTAAAGATCGATCATATCGGTTTAAAAAATTGGGGGTTCGGCAGCAAAAGTGGAAAACCCTGTTTCCATTTGTCAGAACTTCTGTTGCAATCCCCAAAATTTCAAGTGTACCGCGACAAATTATTACCAGACGATACCACACATAAAAAACTCTACAACGCAACCTTAAGGGATATGCAATTGGACCTGCAAGTGGATACTGTTCAAATTTCGAACGGTCTCATAACCTACCAAGAACGGATAGAGGCCGATGTGGAACCAGAAAATGTGAGCTTTTCCGATATTGAGGCCACCGTGGGCAATCTACACAGCCATGGCCATGGGGAGGTTATGGTAGCCATAAAGGCCAGATTAATGGACAATGCTCCCTTTGCGCTCGATTGGAGTTTTGACCCCCAAAACAAGGCCAACGTATTTTTGGTAAAAGGATCACTATCCAATTTCCAGACCGAAAGCATTAACCCTTTTTTAAAATCCAACCTACAAGCCGAGGTGAAGGGCAACGTACAGCAAATGTATTTTACCATAAACGGCAACGAACTGGAATCGCATGGGGATATAAAAATGAAATACGACAATTTTGAGTTTACCATTCTCAAAAAAAATCGTTTGGGCGTTAACAAACTCCTCACCGCGGTGGTAAATCTCTTTGCCAAAAATGGCCACAAAACCGATAAGGACGGTTTTAGGCACGGTGATTTTACCGTAAAAAGGGAACAGGATAAATCCTTTTTCAATTATGTGTGGCTCAACCTAAAAGCTGGCCTCTTGGACACAGTGACCGGTAATGGAAAAAAAGAAAAAAACTGA
- a CDS encoding DUF748 domain-containing protein — protein MSTNRKHIIKRKRFLVPVIILVLLVGLRLALPYLVKNYVNKVLADIPGYYGQVEDIDLSLITGSYTIDQLYLNKVNAETEIPFLNFERTNISIEWASLLKGKIVSEISMYRPSLIYVFEDQQKETEANANIDDWTKALTDLVPIDINQLEIHDGKMAFVQLAADPNIDLHLDQIELYANNLRNVVRTGEQLPSNLVADAVSFGGGNLHLEGKMDLVKQIPDMDLALSLENADATALNNFTDHYAGIDFSKGQFNFYGEMAIADGYLEGSLKPIIKNAKLIGKEDGFLETLWEGFVGFFKFVLKNHKENTLATKVPIEGDLNNVKTKTWPTVINIFKNGWIEAFKNIVDNDIDYRDVQKTADKKNRKAND, from the coding sequence ATGTCGACTAATCGCAAACATATCATCAAAAGAAAACGCTTTCTGGTTCCGGTCATTATCCTTGTGCTTTTGGTGGGCCTTCGGTTGGCGCTCCCCTACCTTGTAAAAAATTATGTAAACAAGGTATTGGCCGATATCCCCGGGTATTATGGCCAGGTGGAGGATATTGACCTTTCCCTGATCACCGGGTCCTACACCATAGATCAATTGTACTTGAACAAAGTAAATGCCGAAACCGAGATTCCTTTCCTCAATTTTGAACGAACGAACATCTCCATTGAGTGGGCCTCGTTGTTAAAAGGCAAGATCGTAAGCGAGATCAGCATGTACCGACCCTCGCTCATTTATGTGTTCGAGGACCAACAAAAAGAAACGGAAGCAAATGCCAACATTGACGATTGGACCAAAGCGTTGACGGATTTGGTTCCGATCGACATTAACCAACTGGAAATCCACGATGGTAAAATGGCCTTTGTGCAGCTCGCTGCCGACCCCAATATTGATCTTCACCTCGATCAAATAGAGCTATACGCCAACAACCTGCGCAATGTGGTACGCACCGGGGAGCAACTCCCTTCCAACTTGGTGGCCGATGCCGTATCTTTTGGCGGAGGAAACTTGCATTTGGAGGGTAAAATGGACCTGGTTAAGCAAATCCCGGATATGGATTTGGCCCTCTCTTTGGAAAATGCCGACGCCACTGCCCTGAACAATTTTACCGACCATTATGCAGGCATCGATTTTAGCAAGGGCCAGTTTAACTTTTATGGCGAAATGGCGATTGCCGATGGCTATTTAGAAGGTTCCCTAAAACCGATCATTAAAAATGCGAAGTTGATCGGTAAGGAAGATGGTTTTTTGGAAACTCTGTGGGAAGGCTTTGTTGGCTTCTTTAAGTTTGTTCTAAAAAATCACAAGGAGAACACCTTGGCCACCAAAGTGCCCATTGAAGGCGACCTCAATAATGTAAAAACAAAAACGTGGCCCACCGTGATCAATATCTTTAAAAATGGATGGATCGAGGCCTTTAAAAATATTGTGGATAACGATATTGATTATAGAGACGTGCAAAAAACCGCCGATAAAAAGAACAGGAAAGCCAACGACTAG